In Pseudobacter ginsenosidimutans, the following are encoded in one genomic region:
- a CDS encoding CTP synthase, with translation MAKYIFVTGGVTSSLGKGIIAASLAKLLQARGLRVTIQKLDPYINVDPGTLNPYEHGECYVTEDGAETDLDLGHYERFLNIFTSQANNVTTGRIYQTVINKEREGAYLGKTVQVIPHITDEIKRRMLQLGQSKEYDIIITEIGGTVGDIESLPFIEALRQLQWELPEEDTVVLHLTLIPYLKAAKELKTKPTQHSVKMLSQEGVHPDIIVCRTEKPLSTELRRKIAQFCNVKTEAVIEAADAPTIYEVPLLMMREKLDVICMKKLNITQTKDPELTRWKEFIDKLKYPKSQVTIGLIGKYIELQDAYKSILEAFVHAGAINECKVQVVNVHSEFITEDNVAEKLANLDGLLVAPGFGHRGVEGKIIAVKYARTQNLPFFGICLGMQMSVIEMARDILGLKEAHSTEMNPNTPDPVIDLMEEQKNVTAKGGTMRLGAYDCVIKEGTLAYKIYGKTTISERHRHRWEFNNKYLSQFEAAGMVASGKNPESGLVEIVELPNHPFFIGVQYHPELKSTVENPHPLFVNFIAAAKEYTEKKNAVKNPAMQGEMI, from the coding sequence ATGGCCAAGTATATTTTTGTTACCGGAGGGGTAACTTCTTCATTAGGTAAAGGGATTATTGCAGCTTCGCTGGCTAAATTGCTTCAGGCAAGAGGTCTGCGCGTTACGATCCAGAAATTAGATCCCTATATCAACGTGGATCCGGGAACATTGAATCCCTATGAGCATGGTGAGTGTTATGTTACGGAAGACGGAGCCGAAACCGATCTCGACCTCGGCCACTACGAGCGCTTCCTCAATATCTTCACCTCCCAGGCCAATAACGTAACCACCGGCCGTATCTATCAAACCGTTATCAACAAAGAAAGGGAAGGGGCTTATCTCGGCAAAACCGTTCAGGTGATCCCGCATATAACGGACGAGATCAAACGCAGAATGCTCCAGCTGGGGCAGAGCAAAGAATACGATATCATCATCACCGAGATTGGTGGTACTGTAGGTGATATCGAGAGCTTACCCTTCATTGAAGCGCTGCGCCAGTTGCAGTGGGAACTTCCTGAGGAAGACACTGTGGTGCTCCACCTCACGCTGATCCCTTACCTCAAGGCAGCCAAGGAACTGAAAACAAAACCGACCCAGCACAGCGTGAAAATGCTGAGCCAGGAAGGTGTTCACCCCGATATCATCGTGTGCAGAACGGAAAAACCGCTCAGCACCGAACTGCGCCGTAAGATTGCGCAGTTCTGTAATGTGAAAACTGAAGCAGTGATCGAAGCTGCCGATGCGCCCACCATCTACGAAGTGCCATTACTGATGATGCGCGAGAAGCTGGATGTGATCTGTATGAAGAAACTGAATATCACACAGACCAAAGATCCCGAGCTGACCCGCTGGAAAGAATTCATAGACAAACTGAAATATCCCAAGAGTCAGGTTACCATCGGTCTCATCGGAAAATATATCGAACTGCAGGATGCCTACAAATCCATCCTGGAAGCCTTTGTACATGCAGGCGCCATCAATGAATGCAAGGTACAGGTAGTGAATGTGCACAGTGAATTCATCACGGAAGATAATGTAGCCGAGAAACTCGCTAACCTTGACGGTCTGCTGGTGGCTCCCGGTTTCGGACATCGCGGTGTGGAAGGAAAGATCATTGCCGTTAAATATGCGCGTACACAGAATCTGCCTTTCTTCGGTATTTGCCTGGGTATGCAGATGAGCGTGATCGAAATGGCCCGCGATATTCTCGGACTGAAGGAAGCGCATTCAACGGAAATGAACCCGAATACGCCTGATCCCGTGATAGACCTGATGGAAGAGCAGAAGAATGTAACGGCCAAAGGCGGCACCATGCGTTTGGGCGCTTACGATTGTGTGATCAAGGAAGGAACCCTGGCGTATAAGATCTATGGTAAAACAACTATCAGCGAGCGTCATCGTCATCGCTGGGAGTTCAATAACAAATACCTCTCACAGTTCGAAGCTGCCGGAATGGTGGCCAGTGGCAAGAACCCTGAAAGCGGACTGGTGGAGATTGTGGAACTGCCCAACCATCCTTTCTTCATTGGTGTTCAGTACCACCCGGAACTGAAGAGCACCGTGGAAAATCCACATCCTCTCTTCGTTAACTTCATAGCGGCAGCCAAGGAATACACCGAAAAGAAGAATGCGGTGAAGAACCCTGCCATGCAAGGTGAAATGATCTAA
- the yidC gene encoding membrane protein insertase YidC — MDRNTVIGFVLLAVLLFVYLFTATKNSNEAQAVKQRYDDSVALVKWKADSLVALKDSITKRAAFDSTVQAPQTEALTVVENEVFKITFTNKGARPSKVELKSYKSFNDSSLVVLNGTDFDKISYAVNVAPNQASQTAELFFTPGTVTKNADGSQTVVFQLPSANGTIQHTFVVKPNAYMIDWNVQLNGADKLLTQSTINLTWQSKTMQHESDVAYERQVSTICFYEDNDFDYIQNKTDHKFEKPVEWVSVAQQFFNTTLVSKNKFTGGEVRWFRHTDKTSPILAEATATLQTKLPLGSVATLPMQLYFGPTDYKILKAQDAPEMDKLVNLGRDMYTFVRPINKYIVMPVFNFFGSFIGSFGLVIALLTLCIRLITSPLVYTSYLSGAKMKALRPEIEKMKARLGNDQQQVGMEQMKLFREAGVNPLGGCIPALLQIPIFFALYSFFNSNIALRGEEFLWAHNLASYDVLFSWKTSIIGIGNHISLFTITAVITSFLISIYNMNMTPDQNNPMLKYMPYIFPFILFFVFNGLPSALTWYYTVSNIITLALQWVIQNFIIDHDKILAKIEENRKKPKTQSKWQERLAQMQEQQKKLAEEKAKQRK, encoded by the coding sequence ATGGACCGCAATACGGTGATTGGCTTCGTGTTATTAGCCGTATTATTATTCGTTTACCTGTTTACTGCTACAAAGAACTCGAATGAGGCGCAGGCTGTTAAACAGCGTTACGATGATTCTGTTGCACTGGTAAAGTGGAAAGCTGACTCCCTCGTTGCCCTGAAAGACAGCATCACTAAAAGAGCTGCATTCGATTCTACTGTTCAGGCTCCGCAAACGGAAGCCCTCACTGTAGTGGAGAACGAAGTTTTCAAGATCACTTTCACCAATAAAGGTGCAAGACCTTCCAAAGTGGAGCTGAAGAGCTACAAATCTTTCAACGATAGTTCGCTGGTTGTACTGAACGGTACTGATTTCGATAAGATCTCTTATGCAGTGAATGTGGCGCCCAACCAGGCTTCACAAACTGCTGAATTGTTCTTTACGCCCGGCACTGTTACCAAAAATGCTGACGGTTCCCAAACCGTGGTATTCCAGCTGCCTTCTGCGAACGGTACCATCCAGCATACTTTCGTGGTGAAGCCCAATGCTTACATGATCGACTGGAATGTGCAACTGAACGGCGCAGACAAACTGCTCACACAAAGCACCATCAACCTCACATGGCAGTCCAAAACAATGCAGCACGAGAGCGATGTGGCTTACGAACGCCAGGTGTCTACCATCTGTTTTTACGAAGACAATGATTTCGATTATATCCAGAATAAGACTGACCACAAATTTGAAAAGCCTGTAGAGTGGGTGAGCGTTGCCCAGCAATTCTTCAATACCACCCTGGTGAGCAAGAATAAATTCACGGGCGGTGAGGTAAGATGGTTCCGCCATACAGACAAGACATCCCCAATACTTGCAGAAGCAACAGCTACCCTGCAAACCAAATTACCACTCGGTTCCGTAGCCACCCTGCCGATGCAATTGTATTTCGGTCCAACCGATTACAAGATCCTGAAAGCGCAGGACGCACCTGAAATGGATAAGCTGGTGAACCTGGGCCGTGATATGTATACTTTCGTTCGCCCGATCAACAAATACATCGTGATGCCTGTGTTCAACTTCTTCGGAAGCTTCATCGGCAGCTTTGGTCTGGTGATTGCATTGCTCACGCTCTGTATCCGTTTGATCACTTCTCCGCTTGTATATACCAGTTACCTGAGCGGCGCCAAAATGAAAGCACTTCGTCCTGAGATCGAGAAGATGAAGGCAAGACTTGGCAACGATCAGCAGCAGGTAGGTATGGAGCAGATGAAACTATTCCGGGAAGCAGGAGTGAACCCGTTGGGTGGTTGTATCCCGGCATTACTGCAGATCCCGATCTTCTTTGCATTGTATAGCTTCTTCAACTCCAATATCGCATTGCGTGGTGAAGAATTCCTCTGGGCGCATAACCTGGCTTCCTACGATGTGCTGTTCAGCTGGAAGACCAGCATCATCGGTATCGGCAACCACATCAGTCTGTTCACGATCACAGCTGTAATCACCAGCTTCCTGATCTCCATTTACAATATGAACATGACGCCGGATCAGAACAATCCGATGCTCAAGTACATGCCGTACATCTTCCCGTTCATTCTGTTCTTCGTATTCAATGGTCTGCCTTCGGCCCTGACCTGGTACTATACTGTTTCCAACATCATCACACTGGCATTGCAGTGGGTGATACAGAACTTCATCATTGACCACGACAAGATCCTGGCAAAGATCGAAGAGAACAGGAAGAAACCGAAGACGCAAAGCAAATGGCAGGAGAGACTGGCTCAGATGCAGGAACAGCAAAAGAAGCTGGCCGAGGAAAAAGCCAAACAGAGAAAATAA
- a CDS encoding glycosyltransferase family 4 protein has translation MTRHPAKNKLIAFVSNSAWSVYNFRMDVICCLLDQGYNVLIIAPDDNYSIHLREAGCHFLPIDFNNKTANPVSDWFFYRQLKSLYQQYRPDFIFHYVAKPNIYGSLAANAVKIPSVAVITGLGYPFAKRNWLYYTLKFLYKKALRHTQEVWFLNNEDAKIFITEKIVNIEKAKVLPGEGVNTDFFSPSFQSGKNKDEVFTFLMSTRLLRSKGIGIYADAARILKKKNYDVRFELIGFFESHHPDSITTEDLQRWGQEGLIEYRGFAEDVRPFLEHADCFVFPSFYNEGVPRCLMEAASMELPIITSFNRGCKEVVLNNSTGYICKSQDPFDLADKMEKMINLPAEDRARMGKNGRSLIIKKFGIEKVIDEYIGTLNADLGD, from the coding sequence ATGACCCGGCATCCAGCAAAAAATAAACTTATTGCATTCGTATCCAATAGTGCATGGTCTGTGTACAATTTCCGGATGGACGTGATCTGTTGCCTGCTTGACCAGGGATACAATGTATTGATCATTGCGCCTGACGACAACTACTCGATCCATCTCAGGGAAGCCGGTTGTCATTTCCTGCCCATCGATTTCAATAATAAAACGGCCAATCCGGTCTCTGACTGGTTCTTCTATCGCCAGTTGAAAAGTCTTTATCAGCAATACCGTCCTGATTTCATCTTCCATTATGTGGCCAAGCCGAATATTTATGGTTCACTTGCCGCCAATGCTGTGAAGATCCCATCCGTGGCGGTGATCACAGGTCTCGGTTACCCATTCGCGAAACGGAACTGGCTTTATTACACACTCAAGTTCCTCTATAAAAAAGCACTGCGCCATACCCAGGAAGTATGGTTCCTCAATAACGAAGATGCCAAGATATTCATTACAGAAAAGATCGTGAATATCGAGAAAGCGAAAGTATTGCCGGGAGAAGGCGTGAACACTGATTTCTTCTCTCCGTCCTTTCAATCCGGAAAGAACAAAGATGAAGTGTTCACTTTTTTGATGAGCACCCGCTTGCTCCGTAGCAAGGGTATCGGCATCTATGCAGATGCAGCCCGCATTCTCAAAAAGAAGAATTATGATGTCCGCTTCGAGCTGATCGGTTTCTTTGAATCACATCACCCGGATTCCATCACAACGGAAGACCTGCAGCGCTGGGGCCAGGAGGGTTTGATCGAGTACCGGGGCTTTGCAGAAGATGTTCGTCCATTCCTGGAACATGCCGACTGCTTCGTCTTCCCCAGTTTTTATAACGAAGGAGTACCACGCTGCCTGATGGAAGCAGCCAGTATGGAGCTCCCCATCATTACTTCGTTTAACCGGGGCTGTAAGGAAGTGGTGCTGAACAATTCAACAGGTTATATCTGTAAGAGCCAGGATCCCTTCGATCTGGCCGATAAAATGGAAAAGATGATCAACCTGCCTGCAGAAGACCGCGCCAGGATGGGCAAGAACGGGCGTTCACTGATCATCAAGAAATTTGGGATAGAAAAAGTGATCGACGAATATATCGGCACATTGAATGCAGACCTGGGCGACTAA
- the proC gene encoding pyrroline-5-carboxylate reductase, giving the protein MSRKIAIIGGGNLGTAIAEGLINSGFSLPENILITKRNTKTLGPLAEKGVLVSDNNEEAVRFADLVILAVKPFQVNDVLGKLQSVFDPQKHVLVSVVTGISIDNILKAVGSKLAIIRAMPNTAIAIQQSMTCLSAHEVSNEHVSYIEDLFNQLGRVVWIDEKLMDAATVLGACGTAYAMRYIRANIQGGIEIGFDAATASLIAAQTVLGAAELLLKRGAHPEQEIDKVTTPKGCTIAGLNEMEHQGFSSSLIKGIVASYDKIQKP; this is encoded by the coding sequence ATGAGCAGAAAAATTGCCATCATCGGTGGCGGAAACCTCGGAACCGCGATAGCCGAAGGGCTGATCAACAGTGGCTTTTCCCTTCCCGAAAATATCCTCATCACCAAGCGCAATACCAAAACCCTGGGGCCGCTGGCGGAAAAGGGAGTACTGGTGAGCGATAATAATGAAGAAGCTGTTCGGTTTGCCGACCTGGTGATACTGGCGGTGAAGCCTTTCCAGGTGAACGATGTACTGGGCAAACTGCAATCTGTATTCGATCCTCAAAAACATGTGCTGGTATCTGTGGTTACCGGCATTTCCATCGATAATATCCTCAAGGCCGTTGGCAGTAAGCTGGCCATCATCCGCGCGATGCCGAATACGGCTATCGCAATCCAGCAAAGCATGACCTGTCTTTCTGCGCATGAAGTAAGTAATGAGCATGTGAGTTATATCGAGGACCTTTTCAATCAACTGGGCCGTGTGGTTTGGATCGATGAGAAGCTGATGGATGCGGCTACCGTACTGGGCGCCTGCGGTACAGCTTATGCCATGCGATATATCCGCGCAAATATCCAGGGCGGGATCGAGATCGGTTTCGATGCAGCCACAGCCAGCCTGATTGCTGCGCAAACGGTACTCGGTGCAGCTGAACTGTTATTGAAACGCGGCGCGCATCCTGAGCAGGAGATCGATAAGGTAACTACTCCCAAAGGATGTACCATTGCGGGCTTGAATGAAATGGAACACCAGGGTTTCAGCTCCTCGCTGATCAAGGGGATCGTTGCCAGTTACGATAAGATCCAGAAGCCCTGA
- a CDS encoding glycosyltransferase produces the protein MRIAFVHNNKAFLSETEAYHRFFGRYGIDTLLVNKEEIKNTPCDVEWRYMGTDLSPRRRGVLKVHEYTSTSIPPWRKLKDLGKKWLNVEPDYRLFLNEYVKKSFGFEDDVPSGFRDMGIQEHWFGYAATPSSNEFDFVYLGDLSPIREPEKLLDCFAAGNLKERSLLVIGKEYQALKERYHSSPNIRFIGPLPYEEVPAQLKRARFGINFMMDKEPLNQQTSTKLLEYLAVGLPVVSTHYDWIMRFEQQYGGSYCYVKQDLSDLNWERVCGMVYAIPDLSNWTWEQQIRSSGVLDLIEDHWGGTFDDNLSF, from the coding sequence ATGAGAATTGCATTCGTTCACAACAACAAGGCATTTTTGTCTGAAACCGAAGCCTATCACAGGTTCTTTGGAAGATATGGCATTGATACCCTGCTGGTGAACAAGGAAGAAATAAAAAATACTCCCTGCGATGTGGAATGGCGCTACATGGGAACAGACCTTTCCCCACGTCGCCGCGGTGTACTGAAAGTGCACGAATATACTTCCACTTCCATCCCGCCCTGGCGCAAACTAAAGGACCTGGGAAAGAAATGGCTCAACGTGGAACCGGATTACCGGCTATTCCTGAATGAATATGTAAAGAAAAGCTTCGGCTTCGAAGATGATGTGCCCAGCGGCTTTCGCGATATGGGCATCCAGGAACATTGGTTTGGCTATGCCGCCACACCATCTTCCAATGAATTCGATTTTGTTTATCTCGGCGATCTCAGTCCCATCCGGGAACCGGAAAAACTGCTCGACTGCTTTGCTGCCGGCAATCTGAAAGAACGCAGCCTGCTGGTGATCGGAAAGGAATACCAGGCATTGAAAGAAAGATATCATTCATCTCCCAATATTCGGTTCATTGGGCCGCTGCCTTATGAAGAAGTCCCTGCTCAATTGAAGCGCGCAAGGTTCGGGATCAATTTCATGATGGACAAAGAGCCATTGAATCAGCAAACAAGCACCAAGCTGCTGGAATACCTGGCTGTTGGCCTGCCGGTGGTGAGCACGCATTATGATTGGATCATGCGGTTTGAACAACAATATGGAGGCAGCTATTGCTATGTGAAGCAGGACCTCTCGGATCTCAACTGGGAGCGTGTCTGTGGAATGGTATATGCGATACCTGATCTCAGCAACTGGACCTGGGAGCAACAGATAAGGAGCTCAGGTGTGCTGGACCTGATAGAAGATCACTGGGGAGGCACTTTTGATGATAATCTTAGTTTTTAG
- the rfaD gene encoding ADP-glyceromanno-heptose 6-epimerase, whose protein sequence is MDKNMSIVVTGAAGFIGSCLVGYLNEHGFNNLILVDDFSREDKTPNLDGKKWTSEVEREQFFDWLKEHKPGIDFIFHIGARTDTTEFDYSVHEHLNVEYSKKIWEYCTANNVPVVYASSAATYGNGEFGYDDDHELPYKLQPLNAYGISKNEFDKWALKETKQPPFWAGLKFFNVYGPNEYHKGRMASVIFHSYKQIGSNGVVKLFKSHRPDFKDGQQLRDFVYVKDVINVCYWLMEQFYAQHKVDNGLYNLGTGKARSFEDLVNATFAGIDRHSKIEYIDMPEDIRDKYQYFTEANMSKLQKAGYSAPFYSLEDGVDDYVRNYLSAGEYY, encoded by the coding sequence ATGGACAAGAATATGAGTATCGTAGTTACAGGCGCTGCCGGTTTCATCGGCAGCTGCCTTGTAGGCTACCTCAATGAACATGGTTTCAACAACCTTATCCTGGTAGATGATTTTTCTAGGGAAGACAAAACTCCCAACCTGGACGGCAAAAAATGGACTTCAGAAGTGGAGCGTGAACAGTTCTTCGACTGGCTGAAAGAGCATAAACCGGGTATTGATTTCATTTTCCATATCGGCGCCAGAACCGATACCACCGAATTCGACTACTCCGTTCACGAACACCTAAACGTAGAATATTCCAAAAAGATATGGGAATACTGCACGGCCAATAATGTTCCTGTGGTATATGCATCCTCTGCTGCTACTTATGGCAATGGTGAATTTGGATATGATGATGATCATGAACTGCCTTACAAGCTGCAGCCACTCAATGCTTACGGGATCTCCAAGAACGAATTCGATAAATGGGCATTGAAAGAAACGAAGCAGCCGCCGTTCTGGGCCGGGCTGAAATTCTTCAATGTGTACGGTCCTAATGAATACCACAAAGGCCGCATGGCCAGCGTGATCTTCCATAGCTACAAACAGATCGGTAGCAATGGCGTGGTGAAACTCTTCAAAAGCCATCGTCCGGATTTCAAGGATGGACAGCAACTACGTGATTTCGTATATGTGAAGGATGTGATCAATGTTTGTTATTGGCTGATGGAGCAGTTCTATGCTCAGCACAAAGTTGATAATGGACTGTACAATCTCGGCACCGGTAAGGCAAGATCTTTTGAAGACCTGGTGAATGCCACATTTGCGGGCATTGACAGGCATTCGAAGATTGAGTATATTGATATGCCGGAAGATATCCGCGATAAGTACCAGTATTTCACGGAGGCCAATATGAGCAAGCTCCAAAAGGCCGGCTATTCAGCGCCCTTCTATTCCCTGGAAGATGGGGTTGATGATTACGTGAGAAATTACCTGAGCGCAGGGGAATACTATTAA
- the purL gene encoding phosphoribosylformylglycinamidine synthase subunit PurL — protein sequence MEITVKTAQQLRLTAEEFELIKEKLGRTPNFNELCAFSGMWSEHCSYKNSIKWLKTLPREGKKMLVKAGEENAGLMDIGDDYGVVFKIESHNHPSAIEPFQGAATGVGGIHRDIFTMGARPIASLNSLRFGNLSEAKTQHLLAGVVHGIGHYGNCFGVPTVGGEIYFEQCYHTNPLVNAFSAGIVKKGETVSATAEGIGNPVMFVGSATGKDGIGGASFASADITAESAQDLPAVQVGDPFQEKKLLEACLEVIQTGAVVGMQDMGAAGIICSTAEMSAKGGVGMRIDLDKVPTRQKNMKSWELLLSESQERMLMVVEKGKEHLVEQVFEKWDLPCSVIGEVTGDGILNFYMNGELDASIPAEALVLGGGAPQYTREFKEPAYLQKIAAFNADSVKVPTDLRGVAEQIITIPNIASKRWVYVQYDSMVGTGNASTNAPSDASVVVAKPTNKGLALTVDCNSRYVFADPYKGAQIAVAEAARNIVCSGGEPLGVTNCLNFGNPYDPEVYYQFVNAIKGMGDACRKFDTPVTGGNVSFYNQNPEGPVYPTPTIGMVGLLDNVNKKMTLDFKAEGDHLFLIGKSREDLGSSEYINKVHGIEFSTAPHFDLEEEFVLQQKVAELIKAGVIESAHDVSEGGLFITLMESGFNRNLGFAVKAADAGIRKDAYWFGEAQSRVVVSVSPAKLDAFKKVLGSHPAEELGAVTKGGIDVDGNFWGPISGWKQKYDDAIHNLLAAHEAEHAMSAL from the coding sequence ATGGAAATAACAGTAAAAACGGCGCAGCAGTTGCGCCTGACAGCAGAGGAATTTGAACTGATCAAAGAAAAATTAGGACGTACCCCCAATTTCAATGAACTATGCGCTTTCAGCGGCATGTGGAGCGAGCACTGCAGCTACAAAAACTCCATCAAGTGGCTGAAAACCCTGCCCCGTGAAGGCAAAAAGATGCTCGTAAAGGCCGGCGAGGAAAATGCCGGATTGATGGACATCGGCGACGATTACGGCGTTGTTTTCAAGATCGAATCACATAACCACCCCTCCGCTATCGAGCCCTTCCAGGGCGCAGCTACCGGCGTTGGTGGTATCCACCGCGATATTTTCACCATGGGCGCAAGACCCATCGCATCCCTCAACTCGCTCCGTTTCGGTAACCTGTCTGAAGCAAAGACACAGCACCTGCTGGCCGGCGTAGTACACGGGATCGGCCACTATGGTAACTGCTTCGGCGTTCCCACAGTAGGCGGAGAGATCTACTTCGAACAATGTTATCATACCAATCCCCTCGTGAATGCATTCAGTGCAGGCATCGTGAAGAAAGGAGAAACTGTTTCCGCCACCGCAGAAGGTATCGGCAATCCCGTGATGTTCGTGGGATCCGCTACCGGTAAAGACGGTATCGGCGGCGCCAGCTTCGCTTCTGCCGATATCACTGCTGAATCAGCACAGGACCTGCCTGCCGTTCAGGTGGGTGACCCCTTCCAGGAAAAGAAACTTCTCGAAGCATGTCTGGAAGTGATCCAAACCGGCGCAGTAGTTGGTATGCAGGATATGGGCGCAGCCGGTATCATCTGCTCCACTGCAGAAATGAGCGCCAAAGGCGGCGTTGGTATGCGCATCGACCTGGATAAGGTTCCTACCCGTCAAAAGAATATGAAATCCTGGGAACTGCTGCTCAGCGAAAGCCAGGAGCGTATGCTGATGGTTGTAGAAAAGGGAAAAGAACACCTGGTAGAACAGGTATTCGAGAAATGGGACCTGCCCTGTTCTGTGATCGGTGAAGTAACCGGAGATGGCATCCTCAATTTCTACATGAACGGAGAACTGGATGCGAGCATTCCTGCTGAAGCCCTCGTGCTCGGTGGCGGCGCTCCTCAATATACCCGTGAATTCAAAGAGCCTGCTTATCTGCAGAAGATCGCAGCTTTCAACGCAGACAGCGTGAAAGTGCCCACTGATCTGCGTGGTGTTGCGGAGCAGATCATCACTATTCCCAATATCGCCAGCAAACGCTGGGTATATGTTCAGTACGATAGCATGGTAGGTACCGGCAATGCCTCCACGAATGCACCTTCCGATGCGTCTGTGGTTGTTGCAAAACCCACCAACAAGGGACTGGCGCTCACAGTGGATTGTAACAGCCGTTATGTATTTGCCGATCCTTACAAGGGAGCGCAGATCGCAGTGGCCGAAGCTGCCCGTAATATCGTGTGCAGCGGTGGTGAGCCTCTCGGTGTTACCAACTGTTTGAACTTCGGTAACCCTTACGATCCTGAAGTATACTACCAATTCGTGAATGCGATCAAGGGTATGGGCGATGCCTGCCGCAAGTTCGATACCCCTGTAACCGGTGGTAACGTTTCTTTCTACAACCAGAATCCTGAAGGCCCTGTGTATCCTACACCAACCATCGGTATGGTAGGATTGCTGGATAACGTGAACAAGAAGATGACCCTCGACTTCAAAGCCGAAGGCGATCATCTCTTCCTTATCGGTAAGAGCCGCGAAGATCTCGGATCTTCTGAATATATCAACAAGGTTCATGGTATTGAATTCAGCACCGCTCCTCATTTTGACCTGGAAGAAGAATTCGTTCTCCAGCAGAAAGTGGCTGAGCTGATCAAGGCCGGCGTGATCGAATCCGCCCACGATGTGAGTGAAGGTGGTCTCTTCATCACCCTGATGGAAAGTGGATTCAACCGCAATCTTGGATTTGCCGTGAAAGCTGCAGATGCCGGTATCCGCAAAGATGCTTACTGGTTCGGTGAAGCGCAAAGCAGGGTAGTGGTAAGCGTTAGTCCGGCTAAACTCGATGCTTTCAAAAAAGTACTGGGCAGTCATCCTGCTGAAGAGCTGGGCGCAGTTACTAAAGGCGGTATCGATGTGGACGGCAATTTCTGGGGCCCCATCAGCGGATGGAAACAGAAATATGATGATGCCATTCACAACCTGCTCGCAGCTCATGAAGCAGAGCATGCCATGAGCGCTCTCTAA
- a CDS encoding helix-turn-helix domain-containing protein has translation MKRFDEIDEHNYSSDLIDEMFKLITPEAQAKTHYRMGLAAKIDDALKAKGWKNQDLAKALNIKSSSLVSKWLSGTHNFTVDTLVLIQMALGIQLLDVGEEDKPNATSPDNGNTPNAPVELAKNIDAIKQSLTSVANSNQKSFATINYK, from the coding sequence ATGAAACGCTTTGATGAAATTGATGAACATAATTATTCCAGTGATCTTATAGATGAAATGTTCAAGCTGATCACTCCTGAAGCCCAGGCTAAAACTCATTACAGAATGGGCCTGGCCGCTAAAATCGATGATGCGCTCAAAGCAAAAGGCTGGAAAAATCAAGACCTTGCAAAAGCATTGAATATTAAGAGCTCCTCCCTGGTTTCAAAGTGGCTGAGTGGCACTCATAATTTCACCGTAGACACACTGGTGTTAATTCAAATGGCCTTGGGTATTCAGTTGTTGGATGTAGGAGAAGAAGACAAACCTAACGCTACATCGCCTGATAATGGCAATACTCCCAATGCTCCGGTTGAACTGGCAAAGAACATTGACGCTATCAAACAAAGTTTGACTTCCGTTGCAAATAGTAATCAAAAAAGCTTTGCTACCATCAACTATAAGTAA